A DNA window from Actinokineospora baliensis contains the following coding sequences:
- a CDS encoding BTAD domain-containing putative transcriptional regulator — MLFARLALDAGKVVSVAELVDGLWGEDPPADATNALQSLVSRLRRGLRGGADGLIESHPAGYRLVVAAEQVDVHRFERLVAQGRAALGDGRYAEAGAVLLEAEGLWTGAALAGLEDAPFAAAVVARLGELRFSAVEDRAEAGIRAGRHADVVAELTTLVAEQPLRERAVALLMEALFLCGRQADALAVYDQARRVLGEELGVEPGAPLRELQVAVLRGDLAPARVKPVVAALTSFVGRQAELAEVTRLLDGPRLVTLLGPGGAGKTRLSREVVAGQDGVTWFVELAGVRVDEDVPAAVLATLGMRETRLLDGHTGPRTATALERLVDALSGQRCLLVLDNCEHLIVAAATLADQLLARCPRLRVLATSREPLAITGEVAYPLGPLGLPTVDTSPERVITADAVRLFADRAGSAAPGFQVDGANAAVVAEICRRLDGLPLALELAAARLRSMTVGQIAERLDDRFRLLTGGSRTSLPRHRTLRAVVEWSWDLLEKPERLLAARLSVFPVAALAESVAAVAADADDADDVVYLLASLVEKSIVVAAEGRDGQVRYRMLETVRAYAAERLTELGETERVRQAYCRYFLAYLLEVEPRLRGPDQVRWLARVTADHENLLAALRHAVDLGDADVAHRLAVAAGWFWMISGHHREALNTIAEVAAIPGDAPAHARAAVRSMAAFVKAGGMPDPDLIREVRAELVATDAMAHYPIMAMMEPMLAAFSGDLDEAIAGLERGRNHPDEWARALTLLASAFLHDNQGLMAEAEVDGEQALAAFRELGDRWGQAIAIGQVSERRSLRGDHEGAVAANEESVRLVAELGAVDEMPGVLGRLGLQRGRAGDLVGAEADLRHAMDLASSSTQESQALLLGWLASLVRLRGDLDEARELLRRGKVLLESNEGRTPHWFAMFSSVAAQIAIAEGDPETALAHLAESLKIIVPVGDMPHIGSVAELVACTLLARADPIGSARVLAMAEVIRGAPDLGNPELVELRANLDAALGVDGAASAYASGMAMDREAALKELHRVLGLAR, encoded by the coding sequence ATGCTCTTCGCCCGCCTCGCGCTCGATGCGGGGAAGGTGGTGTCGGTCGCGGAGTTGGTGGACGGGCTGTGGGGGGAGGATCCGCCTGCTGATGCCACCAATGCCTTGCAATCTCTGGTGTCGCGGTTGCGACGGGGGCTGCGTGGGGGCGCTGATGGGCTGATTGAGTCGCATCCGGCGGGGTATCGGTTGGTTGTTGCGGCTGAGCAGGTCGATGTGCACCGGTTTGAGCGGTTGGTCGCACAGGGGCGGGCCGCGTTGGGGGATGGGCGGTATGCCGAGGCTGGTGCCGTCTTGCTCGAGGCTGAGGGCTTGTGGACGGGGGCGGCGCTCGCTGGGCTTGAGGACGCTCCCTTCGCCGCCGCTGTTGTGGCGCGGTTGGGGGAGTTGCGATTCTCGGCTGTTGAGGACCGGGCTGAGGCCGGGATCCGGGCTGGGCGGCATGCCGATGTCGTCGCGGAGTTGACGACTTTGGTGGCTGAGCAGCCGTTGCGGGAGCGGGCTGTGGCGTTGCTGATGGAGGCGTTGTTCCTCTGCGGCAGGCAGGCGGACGCGTTGGCCGTGTACGACCAGGCCAGGCGGGTGCTGGGGGAGGAGTTGGGGGTCGAGCCCGGCGCGCCGCTGCGGGAGTTGCAGGTGGCGGTGCTGCGGGGCGATCTCGCACCCGCCAGGGTGAAGCCGGTGGTTGCGGCGTTGACCAGCTTCGTCGGGCGGCAGGCGGAGTTGGCCGAGGTGACGCGGCTGTTGGACGGCCCCCGGTTGGTGACGTTGCTCGGGCCGGGTGGCGCGGGCAAGACCCGGCTGTCCAGGGAGGTCGTCGCCGGTCAGGACGGGGTCACCTGGTTCGTGGAGCTCGCGGGTGTGCGGGTCGACGAGGACGTGCCCGCCGCGGTGCTGGCGACGTTGGGGATGCGGGAGACGCGGCTGCTCGACGGGCACACCGGGCCGCGGACCGCGACCGCGCTGGAGCGGCTGGTGGACGCGTTGAGCGGGCAGCGGTGCCTGCTGGTGCTCGACAACTGCGAGCACCTGATCGTCGCGGCGGCCACGCTCGCCGACCAGTTGCTCGCGCGCTGCCCCAGGTTGCGCGTGCTGGCCACCAGTCGCGAGCCGCTGGCCATCACCGGTGAGGTCGCCTACCCGCTCGGTCCGCTCGGGCTGCCCACAGTGGACACTTCGCCCGAGCGGGTGATAACCGCCGATGCGGTGCGGTTGTTCGCGGACCGGGCGGGATCGGCCGCGCCGGGGTTCCAGGTGGACGGTGCCAACGCCGCGGTGGTGGCCGAGATCTGCAGGCGGCTCGACGGGTTGCCGCTGGCGCTGGAGTTGGCGGCGGCGCGGTTGCGGTCGATGACCGTCGGGCAGATCGCCGAGCGGCTCGACGACCGGTTCCGGCTGCTCACCGGCGGCAGCCGCACGTCGCTGCCCCGGCACCGGACGCTGCGGGCGGTGGTGGAGTGGAGCTGGGACCTGCTGGAGAAGCCGGAGCGGCTGCTGGCCGCGCGGCTGTCGGTGTTCCCGGTCGCCGCGCTGGCCGAGTCGGTCGCGGCGGTGGCGGCGGATGCCGACGACGCCGACGACGTGGTGTACCTGCTCGCCTCGCTGGTGGAGAAGTCCATCGTGGTCGCGGCCGAGGGCAGGGACGGCCAGGTGCGGTACCGGATGCTGGAGACCGTGCGTGCCTATGCCGCCGAGCGGCTCACCGAGCTGGGTGAAACCGAACGGGTGCGCCAGGCGTACTGCCGCTACTTCCTGGCGTACCTGCTGGAGGTCGAGCCCCGGCTGCGCGGCCCGGACCAGGTGCGCTGGCTGGCCAGGGTCACCGCCGACCACGAGAACCTGCTCGCCGCGCTGCGGCACGCCGTTGACCTGGGTGACGCCGACGTCGCGCACCGGCTTGCCGTCGCGGCGGGCTGGTTCTGGATGATCAGCGGTCACCACCGCGAGGCGTTGAACACCATCGCCGAGGTCGCCGCCATCCCGGGGGACGCGCCCGCGCACGCCAGGGCCGCGGTGCGGTCGATGGCGGCGTTCGTCAAGGCGGGCGGCATGCCGGACCCGGACCTGATCCGGGAGGTGCGGGCCGAGCTGGTCGCCACCGACGCGATGGCGCACTACCCGATCATGGCGATGATGGAGCCGATGTTGGCCGCCTTCTCCGGCGACCTCGACGAGGCCATCGCGGGTCTGGAGCGCGGCCGGAATCACCCGGACGAGTGGGCCCGCGCGTTGACCCTGCTGGCCAGTGCCTTCCTGCACGACAACCAGGGCCTGATGGCCGAAGCCGAGGTCGACGGTGAGCAGGCGCTCGCCGCTTTCCGCGAGCTGGGTGACCGCTGGGGGCAGGCGATCGCCATCGGGCAGGTGTCGGAGCGGCGGTCGCTGCGCGGGGACCACGAAGGGGCGGTCGCGGCCAACGAGGAGTCGGTGCGCCTGGTCGCTGAGCTGGGGGCTGTCGACGAGATGCCCGGGGTGCTCGGCAGGCTCGGTCTGCAGCGCGGGCGCGCCGGTGACCTCGTGGGGGCCGAGGCCGACCTGCGGCACGCCATGGACCTGGCGTCGTCGAGCACGCAGGAGAGCCAGGCCCTCCTGCTCGGCTGGTTGGCTTCGCTCGTGCGCCTGCGGGGTGACCTGGACGAGGCCAGGGAGCTGCTGCGGCGCGGCAAGGTCCTGCTGGAGTCCAACGAAGGCCGGACCCCGCACTGGTTCGCGATGTTCAGCAGCGTGGCCGCGCAGATCGCGATCGCCGAGGGCGACCCGGAGACGGCGCTGGCCCACCTCGCCGAGTCGCTGAAGATCATCGTCCCGGTCGGGGACATGCCGCACATCGGCAGCGTCGCCGAGTTGGTCGCGTGCACCCTGCTGGCCCGCGCCGACCCGATCGGTTCCGCGCGCGTGCTCGCCATGGCCGAGGTCATCCGCGGCGCCCCCGACCTGGGCAACCCGGAACTCGTGGAGCTGCGCGCTAACCTCGACGCCGCTCTAGGCGTAGACGGGGCCGCGAGTGCCTACGCGTCCGGCATGGCCATGGACCGCGAGGCGGCGCTTAAAGAGCTCCACCGGGTCTTGGGTCTAGCGAGGTAG
- a CDS encoding endonuclease/exonuclease/phosphatase family protein, protein MTARQAEDVDVPYDEDPPPPRRRRRRGVTVFLTLLVLPLLAVCVLRLGGIDGNRPTVVTLALTPYVAGYGIVVTLLSLILRRKMLTTVALVLSLSLGVLLVPRVLPDGDALPQGQRVRVLTANLKLGRANTDVLMSLIRDARVDVLSLQELTPAALSALDDAGVERLLPYRAVQPVPGGAGGGILAKVPLRQISFAENMAFENVAAVVDLSGPVDIEVVAIHIEPPTPSDNARKRWQRELAALPGPDSYGRPRVLAGDFNATLDHRAFTAFLDRGYHDGAELAGEAMRPTWSSSSPPSPPVTIDHIVLDRRVGVASVAVYDLPGSDHNAVFAELALPR, encoded by the coding sequence ATGACAGCGCGCCAGGCCGAGGACGTGGACGTCCCCTACGACGAGGACCCACCACCGCCCCGGCGGCGGCGCCGTCGCGGGGTCACCGTCTTCCTGACGCTGCTCGTGCTGCCGTTGCTCGCGGTGTGCGTCCTGCGACTCGGTGGAATCGACGGCAACCGGCCTACTGTCGTCACGCTGGCGTTGACGCCTTACGTGGCCGGGTACGGCATCGTGGTCACGCTGCTGTCCTTGATCCTGCGGCGCAAGATGCTCACCACGGTGGCCTTGGTGCTGTCGCTGTCACTGGGGGTCTTGCTCGTCCCTCGCGTTCTGCCGGACGGCGACGCGCTGCCGCAAGGTCAGCGCGTCCGGGTTCTTACCGCGAACCTCAAACTCGGCCGTGCGAACACAGACGTCCTTATGTCACTGATTCGCGATGCCAGGGTCGACGTGTTGTCCCTGCAAGAGCTCACGCCAGCCGCACTAAGTGCCCTGGATGACGCCGGGGTCGAACGGTTGCTGCCTTACCGCGCCGTGCAACCTGTCCCCGGTGGTGCTGGAGGGGGCATCCTCGCCAAAGTCCCACTGCGACAGATCTCGTTCGCGGAGAACATGGCGTTCGAGAACGTCGCGGCGGTGGTGGACCTGTCCGGCCCAGTGGACATAGAGGTCGTGGCCATCCACATCGAGCCACCCACGCCTAGTGACAACGCCCGCAAGCGTTGGCAGCGAGAACTGGCAGCCCTACCGGGGCCCGACTCTTACGGCCGTCCGCGGGTGCTGGCGGGTGACTTCAACGCCACCCTCGACCACCGGGCCTTCACCGCGTTCCTGGACCGCGGCTACCACGACGGCGCCGAACTGGCGGGTGAGGCGATGCGGCCGACCTGGTCGTCCTCGTCACCGCCGAGTCCCCCGGTCACCATCGACCACATCGTGCTCGACCGGCGGGTCGGCGTCGCCTCCGTGGCCGTCTACGACCTGCCCGGTAGCGACCACAACGCCGTCTTCGCGGAGCTAGCGCTACCTCGCTAG
- a CDS encoding ATP-binding cassette domain-containing protein encodes MSYAIEAEGLVKRFGSTVALDGVNLAVPTGKVLGVLGPNGAGKTTAVRVLATLLRADEGWARVGGYDVATQSTAVRGIIGLTGQYASVDEDLSGTENLVLIGKLLGLSKADAKARAAELLAKFELTEAAGRSVKTYSGGMRRRADLAASLVGRPQVLYLDEPTTGLDPHSRNEVWATVRGLVDDGVTVLLTTQYLEEADQLADLITVIDHGKVIAAGTPHELKRRTGGQSMQVRPTVAADIPAVAVILRELTGEDPVVDTDNGLLTVPVDNPLLLSSVVRRLDDAGITADELGLRLPSLDEVFLTLTGRTGTAAPATEGSLA; translated from the coding sequence ATGTCCTACGCGATCGAAGCCGAAGGGCTGGTGAAGCGCTTCGGTAGCACGGTTGCCCTTGACGGGGTCAACCTCGCTGTACCGACCGGCAAGGTCCTGGGGGTTCTTGGGCCCAACGGTGCCGGTAAGACCACCGCGGTCCGGGTGCTGGCCACCCTGCTGCGCGCTGACGAGGGGTGGGCGCGCGTCGGCGGGTACGACGTCGCCACCCAGTCGACCGCCGTCCGCGGCATCATCGGCCTGACCGGTCAGTACGCCTCGGTGGACGAAGACCTGTCCGGCACCGAGAACCTGGTGCTGATCGGCAAGCTGCTGGGGCTGTCCAAGGCGGACGCCAAGGCCAGGGCCGCCGAGCTGCTGGCCAAGTTCGAGCTGACCGAGGCCGCGGGCCGGTCGGTCAAGACCTACTCCGGCGGTATGCGCAGGCGCGCCGACCTGGCCGCGAGCCTGGTCGGCCGCCCGCAGGTGCTGTACCTGGACGAGCCGACCACCGGTCTGGACCCGCACAGCCGCAACGAGGTGTGGGCGACCGTGCGCGGCCTGGTCGACGACGGCGTGACCGTGCTGCTGACCACGCAGTACCTGGAGGAGGCCGACCAGTTGGCCGATCTGATCACCGTGATCGACCACGGCAAGGTCATCGCCGCGGGCACCCCGCACGAGCTCAAGCGCCGCACCGGTGGCCAGAGCATGCAGGTCCGCCCGACCGTGGCCGCCGACATCCCCGCCGTCGCCGTGATCCTGCGCGAGCTGACCGGCGAGGACCCGGTCGTCGACACCGACAACGGCCTGCTCACCGTCCCGGTGGACAACCCGCTGCTGCTCTCGTCCGTGGTCCGGCGGCTCGACGACGCGGGCATCACCGCCGACGAGCTCGGTCTGCGCCTGCCCAGCCTCGACGAGGTGTTCCTGACCCTGACCGGTCGTACCGGTACCGCCGCCCCGGCCACCGAAGGGAGCCTGGCATGA
- a CDS encoding ABC transporter permease: MTTTTAPTTHIGPGAALRHGLALAGRAVTKVRKNPESLLDVTLQPIIFLLLFVYLFGGAIQGSTDAYLQVLLPGLMVQNIAFASLGTGMALNTDISKGVFDRFRSMPIARSAPLVGAVLGDVVRFVVTLTVLFTVATIMGFRVQTDPGRFLIAVLLLIAFGLCLCWVSVWVGMLVKSPQAVPGTLVAFIFPLTFGSNVFVPSQSMPGWLQAWVDINPVTHLTNAARGLLLGGDWVGDAGWAFLWALVIAGIFFPLALRAYRKRVS; the protein is encoded by the coding sequence ATGACGACCACCACCGCCCCCACCACCCACATCGGACCGGGGGCCGCCCTGCGCCACGGCCTCGCGCTGGCCGGTCGCGCGGTCACCAAGGTCCGCAAGAACCCCGAGTCGCTGCTGGACGTCACCCTGCAGCCGATCATCTTCCTGCTGCTGTTCGTCTACCTGTTCGGCGGCGCCATCCAGGGCAGCACCGACGCCTACCTGCAGGTGCTGCTGCCGGGCTTGATGGTGCAGAACATCGCGTTCGCCAGCCTGGGCACCGGCATGGCGCTCAACACCGACATCAGCAAGGGCGTGTTCGACCGGTTCCGCAGCATGCCCATCGCCAGGTCCGCACCCCTGGTCGGGGCCGTGCTCGGCGACGTGGTCCGGTTCGTGGTGACGTTGACCGTGCTGTTCACCGTGGCGACCATCATGGGCTTCCGCGTGCAGACCGACCCGGGTCGTTTCCTCATCGCGGTGCTGCTGCTGATCGCGTTCGGGCTGTGCCTGTGCTGGGTGTCGGTCTGGGTCGGCATGCTGGTCAAGAGCCCGCAGGCGGTGCCGGGGACGCTGGTCGCGTTCATCTTCCCGCTGACCTTCGGCAGCAACGTGTTCGTGCCGTCGCAGTCGATGCCGGGCTGGTTGCAGGCCTGGGTCGACATCAACCCGGTCACGCACCTCACCAACGCGGCCCGCGGGCTGCTGCTCGGCGGCGACTGGGTCGGCGACGCGGGGTGGGCGTTCCTCTGGGCCCTCGTCATCGCGGGGATCTTCTTCCCGCTGGCCCTGCGCGCGTACCGCAAGCGGGTCAGCTGA
- a CDS encoding SIR2 family NAD-dependent protein deacylase, producing the protein MSVELDRAAEAIATAGAVLVCAGAGMGVDSGLPDFRGTEGFWRAYPPYQRLGLRFEELADPVHFTEDPELAWGFYGHRLALYRATVPHAGFAVLRDWGARVFTSNVDGQFQLAGFDGVAEVHGSIHHLQCTLPCRGEVWEAKADVAVDPETMRAVGELPQCPTCGALARPNILMFGDSWWVPDRSQSALDSLSTWRRSVRDLAVVEIGAGQAVPTVRRYAELASAASGRLIRINTREPEIRHGRGISLPMPAAEALREIQAKIAG; encoded by the coding sequence GTGAGCGTTGAGCTCGACCGCGCCGCCGAGGCGATCGCCACGGCAGGCGCGGTGCTGGTGTGCGCGGGCGCGGGCATGGGGGTCGACTCGGGGCTGCCGGACTTCCGCGGCACCGAGGGCTTCTGGCGCGCGTACCCGCCGTACCAGCGGCTCGGGCTGCGGTTCGAGGAGCTGGCCGACCCGGTGCACTTCACCGAGGACCCGGAGCTGGCCTGGGGCTTCTACGGGCACCGGCTGGCGCTCTACCGCGCGACGGTGCCGCACGCCGGGTTCGCCGTGCTGCGCGACTGGGGCGCCAGGGTGTTCACGTCCAATGTGGACGGACAGTTCCAGCTCGCCGGGTTCGACGGGGTGGCCGAGGTGCACGGCTCCATCCACCACCTGCAGTGCACGCTCCCCTGCCGCGGCGAGGTGTGGGAGGCGAAAGCGGACGTGGCGGTCGACCCGGAGACCATGCGGGCCGTCGGCGAACTGCCGCAGTGCCCGACCTGCGGGGCGTTGGCCCGGCCGAACATCCTGATGTTCGGGGATTCCTGGTGGGTGCCCGACCGGAGTCAGTCCGCTTTGGACTCGCTGTCCACTTGGCGCCGATCGGTGCGGGACCTCGCCGTAGTCGAGATCGGTGCCGGACAAGCGGTTCCCACCGTCCGGCGGTACGCGGAACTGGCCAGTGCGGCGTCCGGGCGGCTGATCCGGATCAACACCCGGGAACCCGAGATCCGCCACGGCCGGGGCATCTCCTTGCCGATGCCCGCCGCCGAGGCGTTGCGGGAGATCCAAGCCAAGATCGCGGGATAG
- a CDS encoding antibiotic biosynthesis monooxygenase family protein codes for MAVVKINAIEVPEGAGPELEKRFAARLGAVDGQPGFLGFELLRPVSGETRYFVYTRWASEADFQAWMAGSAKEAHSGERAKPVGTGSSLLEFEIVQAADPK; via the coding sequence ATGGCAGTCGTGAAGATCAACGCGATCGAGGTCCCCGAGGGCGCAGGCCCCGAACTGGAGAAGCGGTTCGCCGCGCGGCTGGGCGCCGTGGACGGGCAGCCCGGCTTCCTCGGCTTCGAGCTGCTGCGGCCGGTCAGCGGCGAGACCAGGTACTTCGTGTACACCCGGTGGGCCTCGGAGGCCGACTTCCAGGCGTGGATGGCCGGTTCGGCCAAGGAGGCGCACAGCGGCGAGCGGGCCAAGCCGGTCGGCACCGGGTCGAGCCTGCTGGAGTTCGAGATCGTGCAGGCCGCGGACCCCAAGTGA
- a CDS encoding M1 family metallopeptidase, which produces MVRVRVVCAVLATTAFAACSAPVQLPAPDPSEQAKIPGSAGIGDPYYPEDGNGGYDVTSYDVAVSYDPTSKRLEGDTTVVATADAALGGYHLDLTGYDVAAVEVDGSPARFTREGDHELVITPATPVAAGAVFRTRVTYAGVPKISEDAALGVSGWQIAKSGGAFVAGEPHSASSWYPVNDHPLDKATFRLTAKVPDGWRVIANGREESTTSEGGWTTSTWVEPNRIAPYLTTVGIDKWTLVRSTLADGTPVVDAYAPGTEDKRQVESRLPEVLEFLAGKFGPYPQSAAGGIFLNESISFSLETQTRPIYAKWAGLEVIVHEQAHQWFGNSVSLERWADVCLNECFASYAQWLWDEDKNRVDLDKLYRTTVARKTDSYWNRKLVDMGAGNEFTAVYDKGQLAVHALRKQLGDEKFFTLLKRWTSEHRDGNASWADFTALVTEVAGTDIGPFLDAWFHQAGKPGDEYLYPAGLRK; this is translated from the coding sequence GTGGTTCGTGTCCGAGTGGTCTGCGCTGTGCTGGCCACGACCGCGTTCGCGGCGTGCAGCGCACCGGTCCAACTGCCGGCGCCCGACCCGTCCGAGCAGGCGAAGATCCCCGGTTCGGCGGGCATCGGCGACCCGTACTACCCCGAAGACGGCAACGGCGGGTACGACGTCACGAGCTACGACGTCGCCGTGAGCTACGACCCCACGTCGAAACGACTCGAAGGTGACACCACGGTCGTGGCCACCGCTGACGCGGCGTTGGGCGGGTACCACCTCGACCTCACCGGGTACGACGTCGCCGCCGTGGAGGTCGACGGATCACCAGCCCGGTTCACCAGGGAAGGCGACCACGAGCTGGTGATCACCCCAGCCACCCCGGTCGCCGCGGGCGCGGTGTTCCGCACCAGGGTCACCTACGCGGGCGTGCCCAAGATCAGCGAGGACGCCGCGCTGGGGGTCAGCGGCTGGCAGATCGCCAAGTCCGGCGGCGCGTTCGTGGCAGGCGAGCCCCATTCGGCGAGCAGTTGGTACCCGGTCAACGACCACCCGCTGGACAAGGCCACCTTCCGGCTGACGGCCAAGGTCCCCGACGGCTGGCGGGTCATCGCCAACGGCCGAGAGGAGTCGACCACCAGCGAGGGCGGCTGGACGACGTCGACCTGGGTGGAGCCCAACCGCATCGCCCCATACCTGACCACCGTCGGCATCGACAAGTGGACCCTGGTCCGGTCGACCCTGGCCGACGGCACCCCGGTCGTCGACGCCTACGCGCCGGGCACCGAGGACAAGCGGCAGGTCGAGTCCCGGCTGCCGGAGGTGCTGGAGTTCCTGGCGGGCAAGTTCGGCCCGTACCCGCAGAGCGCGGCAGGCGGGATCTTCCTCAACGAGAGCATCTCGTTCTCCCTGGAGACCCAGACCCGACCGATCTACGCGAAGTGGGCGGGGCTGGAGGTGATCGTGCACGAGCAGGCCCACCAGTGGTTCGGCAACAGCGTCTCGTTGGAGCGCTGGGCCGATGTGTGCCTCAACGAGTGCTTCGCCTCTTACGCGCAGTGGCTGTGGGACGAGGACAAGAACCGCGTGGACCTCGACAAGCTCTACCGCACGACGGTAGCCCGCAAGACGGACTCTTACTGGAACCGCAAGCTCGTCGACATGGGCGCGGGCAACGAGTTCACCGCGGTCTACGACAAGGGCCAACTCGCCGTGCACGCACTGCGCAAGCAGTTGGGCGACGAGAAGTTCTTCACGCTGCTCAAGCGCTGGACCTCCGAACACCGCGACGGCAACGCCTCCTGGGCGGACTTCACCGCCCTGGTCACCGAGGTCGCGGGGACCGACATCGGCCCGTTCCTCGACGCCTGGTTCCACCAAGCGGGCAAACCGGGCGACGAGTACCTCTACCCGGCGGGCCTGCGCAAGTAG